CCACGTTCGGTTTCTTTGACAAAAGCAAGGTCACGCTCCAAGTCCTCTTCATCATACGAAATCGGGATTGATGCTTTATCCGCCTCGGCCATCATCGCTCTCAAAGGAAGCCCGGCCATTGATGCAGCCTTCCAGAGGGAGACCCTCCTCTCTCTATAGGCTTTGAGTGCCCGCTCCAAGAGAAACTGCTGTATCCCGATATCAAGTGCCCTTCGGATCATCTCTGACCTGTCGATATGTTCTTCCTCGGCGATGAGTTCCAGCTTCTTGATCATCTCATCTGAAAGCCTTGCTGTGACCGTTTCCATCGTCGTTCGCACACATTATAATATTATGTACACATAAGCCTTGCTTTCCGTTGTCAAAAGAGGCAATCAACCCCTGTAGAAACCTATATTCGAATGGGATTCGGCCC
The sequence above is drawn from the Candidatus Lokiarchaeota archaeon genome and encodes:
- a CDS encoding ribbon-helix-helix protein, CopG family, with the translated sequence METVTARLSDEMIKKLELIAEEEHIDRSEMIRRALDIGIQQFLLERALKAYRERRVSLWKAASMAGLPLRAMMAEADKASIPISYDEEDLERDLAFVKETERGQ